One genomic segment of Paenibacillus sp. FSL H8-0332 includes these proteins:
- a CDS encoding TOMM precursor leader peptide-binding protein produces the protein MKEAVLYQTDSLFLREVVLELEKQEIPYRLTDERSADDGSVLFVILDQLLEEELSPFYRKAPGQGGVFFLHHLLDTLLVGPLYHQADTGGCMACLQQKYKDTGREGLLSLLYGEKTEYVPQPQAAGFAADCIRGALLAADHLHRYIGHVEHIHWDALRAEGYLLRKHKGCPVCSAVAPSVAAPRHRQTADTVKQGRRTYRLRSELDTEAILRKWYDPDGGTITHRYRELRSSYIEAGGMELRIGPAYVETGFGRAYRRPEAMKLAVLEALERYCGMCDRTAPAAEKFSYEQLSEQAVDPEVFGLHDAETMAHPAYRLQQYKENLPVYWTPVFSMKERREVLVPEQLVYFADGHFRSGTNRFVYDSSNGLALGSTWEEAALHGLFEVIERDNFLCAWYNRLPLREIDISGSPLEELKQLIYFLELEGIQIRFFDISMELKVPSVWALAYDTREGAVMKAYNAAAAHVIPGKAVESAAMEVITSLPIYASELKEGGHAFTRAQQLENNPGAVTEFEDHVLYYASESNCRQGLDFVLRGDGRQKASLEELYPDAYDPGGPFTHNDLAGDLEELAAAIIEHYGELYIADVTPDEVADFGYRAAKVLVPGMMPMTFGEQHRRIIPERLIRERKRRGLDKDFTVNPDPHPFP, from the coding sequence ATGAAGGAAGCCGTGTTATACCAGACGGACAGTCTGTTTCTGCGGGAAGTTGTTCTTGAGCTGGAGAAGCAGGAGATCCCTTACCGTTTGACGGATGAGCGGTCTGCAGATGACGGCTCCGTGCTGTTTGTCATCCTGGATCAATTGCTGGAGGAGGAACTTAGTCCTTTCTACCGGAAGGCTCCCGGTCAGGGCGGAGTATTCTTCCTCCATCATCTGCTGGACACACTGCTTGTGGGTCCTCTGTACCATCAGGCAGACACCGGGGGCTGCATGGCCTGCCTGCAGCAGAAATATAAGGACACCGGAAGGGAGGGACTGTTATCGCTGCTCTATGGCGAGAAGACGGAGTACGTGCCTCAACCGCAGGCGGCGGGATTCGCTGCCGATTGTATCCGCGGCGCCCTCCTTGCGGCGGATCATCTTCACCGCTACATAGGCCATGTTGAGCATATCCACTGGGATGCCCTGCGCGCGGAAGGTTATCTGTTGCGGAAGCATAAAGGCTGTCCCGTATGCTCGGCGGTAGCTCCATCCGTGGCTGCCCCGCGTCATCGGCAGACGGCAGATACGGTGAAGCAGGGCAGACGCACCTACCGGCTGCGCTCAGAGCTGGATACAGAGGCTATCCTGCGCAAGTGGTATGATCCCGATGGCGGAACGATCACCCACCGCTACCGTGAACTGCGCTCCTCCTATATTGAAGCCGGCGGAATGGAGCTGCGGATAGGACCAGCTTATGTTGAGACCGGATTCGGCCGGGCCTACCGGAGGCCGGAGGCCATGAAGCTTGCGGTGCTTGAAGCCCTGGAGCGGTATTGCGGAATGTGTGACCGGACCGCGCCTGCGGCGGAGAAATTCTCCTATGAGCAGCTCTCTGAGCAGGCGGTAGACCCTGAAGTATTCGGTCTTCACGACGCTGAGACCATGGCACATCCGGCCTATAGACTACAGCAGTACAAGGAGAATCTGCCTGTATACTGGACGCCGGTGTTCTCAATGAAGGAGCGCAGGGAAGTACTGGTGCCGGAGCAGCTAGTGTACTTCGCAGACGGACATTTCAGAAGCGGAACGAACAGGTTCGTCTACGACAGCTCCAACGGCCTGGCATTGGGTAGCACCTGGGAAGAGGCGGCCTTGCATGGTCTGTTCGAGGTCATCGAACGCGATAACTTCCTCTGCGCCTGGTATAACCGGCTTCCCCTGCGGGAGATTGACATTTCCGGCAGTCCGCTGGAGGAGCTGAAGCAGCTCATCTATTTCTTGGAGCTGGAGGGCATTCAGATCCGCTTCTTCGATATTTCAATGGAGCTTAAGGTGCCCAGTGTATGGGCGCTGGCGTATGATACGCGCGAGGGGGCTGTTATGAAGGCCTATAATGCCGCCGCCGCCCATGTTATTCCCGGTAAGGCTGTGGAATCGGCAGCGATGGAGGTCATCACCTCGCTGCCGATCTATGCGTCAGAGCTGAAGGAAGGCGGCCATGCGTTCACAAGAGCGCAGCAGCTTGAGAATAATCCGGGGGCGGTCACCGAATTCGAGGACCATGTCCTGTATTATGCCAGCGAGAGCAACTGTCGCCAGGGACTGGATTTTGTACTGCGGGGGGATGGGCGGCAGAAGGCTTCTCTGGAGGAACTCTACCCGGATGCCTATGACCCTGGAGGCCCGTTCACTCATAATGATCTGGCCGGTGATCTGGAGGAGCTGGCCGCTGCCATCATTGAACATTACGGGGAGCTGTATATAGCCGATGTGACTCCAGATGAAGTGGCGGACTTCGGGTACCGCGCGGCCAAGGTGCTGGTTCCCGGCATGATGCCCATGACGTTCGGGGAGCAGCATCGACGCATTATTCCGGAAAGACTAATCCGGGAAAGAAAGCGGCGGGGGCTGGACAAGGATTTTACGGTAAACCCCGACCCGCATCCATTTCCATAA
- a CDS encoding lantibiotic dehydratase — translation MRVAPLYMYRQTNFPLRYVAQYMGNLSGKYTAVRHSAGEPALRLADITEEMQRQIGSLERDDERMEAIRFKRDFFNERASAEKRYSQVEVLFTEELRGEIRQVFALRQQHRDRMEAVQKEFEALAAADRRWLQRIYLEDRELRDALTFVNSAITAKLDKYLRTPAEEHDRNLRKLDYTLVKFLTRASMKTSPFANLTYSGIGNFSGERKTGAKRLYPRLNDSLILQIYDKLFLEPEWITRLEYRLNATCVELEGKYYITVLQNTKGERQLYKSRQGLVTLRASEALHKLFGRLKEAEVLPYPAMRELLTGLGVSGEQADNTLRQLISNGVLERTDYLNEQAGNLPQELLQKLERYGVDHPCISLLLELNALTGQFSDSLDVEATDRLYDCAEALAALFELEPMPRRSLLYIDGIDETVQTQDYSGRQGRLAQLSRYQWLMMCFDTVVKMQFAAGEFFKSHYGTSYVPANSQEASRVLRDMAQVFFSDPELLKETSGLFNWDKAFSHKKTQRLHNIASRLTGFLNEAAAQDEILISDTQTAAWQSEIQEVLGERLLSHSFFVQESGERMVLNHMYKGFSIYFARFLKYLEDSGNEYAAYLRECFDGNQVADIRNTFGFNANIRKRTVQKEIALPIQSMTESGQSLSWLDLGFRYNPSTESPEFFDPTTGNTVRPQFLGTLVLVAAPAILTTFDILSSHGTSYFDLGELVLRERLKPEAGTNETVIHVPRIWLGEHELMVSREKWLLSTSALSGAFSEKDRFTAWKRTLDYCDSNGIPTRFFARPFSTSTEPASEATERKPQFINLSSPLLFQVFLQLAAKGEHLLIEEEYPVADPERDNVLEYTYEITCGGEEEYAAANY, via the coding sequence ATGCGGGTAGCACCCCTTTATATGTACAGACAGACCAATTTCCCGCTTAGATATGTAGCCCAGTATATGGGTAATCTTAGCGGGAAGTATACAGCGGTGCGGCACAGCGCGGGAGAACCGGCGCTGCGGCTGGCTGATATAACGGAAGAGATGCAGCGGCAGATCGGCAGCCTGGAGCGGGATGACGAGCGGATGGAGGCGATCCGGTTCAAGCGTGACTTCTTCAATGAGCGAGCCAGCGCCGAGAAGCGGTACAGCCAAGTTGAGGTCCTGTTCACAGAAGAGCTGCGCGGCGAGATCCGGCAGGTATTCGCCTTGCGGCAGCAGCACCGGGACCGGATGGAGGCGGTGCAGAAGGAATTCGAGGCGCTTGCCGCAGCGGACCGCCGCTGGCTGCAGCGAATCTATCTGGAGGACCGGGAGCTGCGGGATGCCCTGACGTTTGTGAACAGTGCGATTACAGCCAAGCTGGATAAATATTTGCGTACACCGGCTGAAGAGCATGACCGGAATCTGCGCAAGCTGGATTATACCCTGGTTAAATTTCTGACCCGGGCGAGCATGAAGACCAGTCCCTTCGCTAATCTGACCTACTCCGGGATTGGGAACTTCAGCGGTGAACGGAAGACAGGGGCCAAGCGGCTCTATCCCCGGCTGAATGATTCGCTGATCCTGCAAATCTACGACAAGCTATTCCTTGAGCCGGAGTGGATTACGCGGCTGGAATACCGTCTGAATGCCACTTGCGTGGAGCTGGAGGGCAAATATTATATTACCGTGCTGCAGAACACCAAAGGTGAACGCCAATTGTATAAATCCAGACAAGGGCTTGTCACACTTCGTGCCAGCGAAGCGCTACACAAGCTGTTCGGAAGACTGAAGGAGGCGGAGGTGCTGCCCTATCCGGCCATGCGGGAGCTGTTAACCGGTCTCGGCGTCTCTGGTGAACAGGCAGACAATACCCTGCGCCAGCTAATCAGCAACGGGGTACTGGAGCGGACGGACTATCTGAACGAGCAGGCCGGCAATCTGCCTCAAGAGCTGCTGCAGAAGCTTGAGCGCTACGGTGTAGATCACCCGTGTATTTCGCTGCTGCTCGAATTGAACGCACTGACCGGACAATTCAGCGACTCGCTGGATGTGGAAGCTACTGACCGCCTGTATGATTGTGCCGAAGCGCTGGCCGCATTGTTCGAGCTGGAGCCGATGCCCCGCCGCAGCCTGCTGTATATTGACGGCATCGACGAGACGGTGCAGACCCAGGACTATTCAGGCCGGCAAGGGCGGCTGGCCCAGCTGTCCCGTTACCAATGGCTGATGATGTGCTTCGACACGGTCGTTAAGATGCAGTTCGCCGCAGGGGAGTTCTTCAAGAGCCATTACGGTACAAGTTACGTTCCCGCGAACTCGCAGGAGGCCTCAAGGGTACTCCGGGATATGGCCCAGGTATTCTTCTCGGACCCGGAGTTATTGAAGGAGACCTCCGGACTGTTCAACTGGGATAAAGCATTCAGCCATAAGAAGACTCAGCGTCTGCACAATATCGCCAGCCGCTTGACGGGATTCCTGAACGAAGCCGCCGCGCAGGATGAGATTCTCATCTCTGATACACAGACAGCAGCCTGGCAGAGTGAGATTCAGGAGGTGCTCGGGGAACGCCTGCTCTCGCACTCGTTTTTTGTACAGGAGAGCGGTGAGCGCATGGTACTGAACCATATGTATAAGGGGTTCTCGATTTATTTCGCCCGCTTCCTGAAGTATCTGGAGGACTCCGGCAACGAATACGCCGCTTATCTGCGTGAATGCTTCGATGGGAATCAGGTGGCAGATATCCGTAATACCTTCGGCTTCAATGCCAATATCCGCAAGAGAACGGTGCAGAAAGAGATCGCCTTGCCCATTCAGTCTATGACCGAGAGCGGGCAGTCCCTCTCATGGCTGGATTTGGGATTCCGGTACAATCCCTCCACAGAAAGCCCTGAGTTCTTTGATCCTACGACGGGTAACACCGTACGTCCGCAATTTCTGGGTACGCTGGTGCTGGTAGCCGCCCCAGCCATTCTGACGACCTTCGATATCCTGTCCTCGCATGGGACCAGTTATTTCGACCTTGGGGAGCTGGTTCTGCGTGAACGGCTGAAGCCGGAAGCAGGAACGAATGAGACGGTTATCCATGTTCCCCGGATTTGGCTGGGCGAACATGAACTGATGGTTTCCCGGGAGAAATGGCTGCTCAGCACTTCAGCCTTATCGGGAGCGTTCAGTGAGAAGGACCGCTTCACAGCCTGGAAGCGCACCCTTGATTATTGTGACAGTAACGGTATTCCTACCCGCTTCTTCGCCAGGCCGTTCAGCACAAGCACAGAACCGGCTTCAGAGGCGACAGAACGTAAGCCGCAATTCATCAATCTGTCCTCGCCGCTGCTCTTCCAGGTCTTCCTGCAGCTTGCGGCCAAGGGAGAACATCTCTTAATCGAAGAGGAGTATCCGGTGGCGGACCCGGAGCGGGATAATGTGCTCGAGTATACCTACGAAATTACATGCGGGGGGGAAGAGGAATATGCAGCTGCGAACTATTAA
- a CDS encoding amidohydrolase — protein sequence MQSSLKHEAGELEELRMTRRALHRIPELARQEKKTRAYIEDYIVRHTTRIRIEHSSDKGIIASYQGGAGLPVIGFRAELDALPVEDAKADAPYRSIHHGLSHACGHDAHMSILLQLIRWVDRCAPAVNCCFIFQAAEEVMAGARELIPLLQAQKLEYLYSLHVTPDLYAGYFSLRPGLALAGCLNAELLLELASGHASDQPDVLRVLAEVQHFQEAYHTAGQFCKITHVETNGYYNVIPDRLKLYLTIRSAEAAALRDGYQQLMDAVSASSQVRGILDSRIISEYPCCVNDSALAGLTARLLSRRFGREQVLEAPFLFSSDDFAFYARELPGVKTCYYFIGAYVRENNNVHTGAFDIDEHALLFGLQSYQAIIQIFGQAGRSRRVPE from the coding sequence ATGCAATCGTCGCTTAAGCACGAAGCCGGTGAGCTGGAAGAGCTGCGGATGACCCGCAGGGCGCTGCACCGTATCCCCGAGCTTGCGAGGCAGGAGAAGAAGACTCGGGCATACATTGAGGATTACATCGTTAGGCATACCACCCGAATCAGGATCGAGCATTCCTCGGACAAAGGGATCATCGCTTCATATCAGGGCGGCGCCGGATTGCCAGTCATCGGATTCCGGGCAGAGCTGGATGCCCTGCCGGTTGAGGATGCCAAGGCGGATGCTCCTTATCGAAGCATACATCACGGCCTAAGCCATGCGTGCGGACATGATGCCCATATGTCTATTCTGCTGCAGCTCATCCGTTGGGTGGACCGGTGCGCACCTGCCGTGAACTGCTGCTTTATCTTTCAGGCGGCCGAGGAAGTGATGGCGGGAGCTCGGGAGCTCATTCCCCTGCTTCAGGCGCAGAAGCTGGAATACCTGTATTCGCTTCATGTCACACCAGATCTGTATGCCGGGTATTTCTCCCTGCGGCCCGGTCTTGCTCTGGCAGGCTGCCTGAACGCGGAGCTGCTGCTGGAGCTGGCCTCCGGCCATGCTTCTGACCAGCCGGATGTTCTCCGTGTACTCGCTGAGGTGCAGCATTTTCAAGAGGCCTATCATACAGCCGGGCAGTTCTGCAAGATTACGCATGTGGAAACGAATGGCTACTACAATGTGATTCCGGACCGGCTGAAGCTGTATCTTACGATCCGCTCTGCGGAAGCAGCCGCACTCCGGGACGGGTATCAGCAGCTAATGGATGCCGTATCCGCATCCTCTCAGGTGCGGGGTATTCTGGATAGCCGGATTATTTCCGAGTATCCCTGCTGCGTCAATGATTCGGCGCTTGCGGGGCTCACCGCCCGGCTGCTTAGCAGGAGGTTTGGCCGGGAGCAGGTGCTGGAGGCACCGTTCCTGTTCTCCAGCGACGACTTTGCCTTCTATGCCAGGGAACTGCCTGGCGTTAAGACCTGCTATTATTTTATTGGCGCTTATGTGCGGGAGAATAACAACGTTCACACCGGAGCTTTTGACATTGACGAGCATGCATTGCTGTTTGGACTCCAAAGTTATCAGGCCATTATTCAAATATTCGGGCAGGCCGGCCGGTCCCGGAGGGTCCCCGAATAA
- a CDS encoding ABC transporter permease yields MITIIRYEILKVLRNKRFVFFTLVMPLGFFLALNAFVKPDHGQGEFITYLAVFCTLFGTAGSGLNTLSTRVAKEKSYIGSIYTVTPYSPGKFIFVTALVQLILNVVIAAVIITFGAAVFHLRMDTVLLKMELLALYSSLYYIFLGLILGFLLDIVSLQSISFPLYLGFMSMNITNDLGFSVPGFMTHIQRFFPGYYLSKAVKTLYTGGDALQSILMMTLNIGLLLIVTLVVYRYKKNAIVA; encoded by the coding sequence ATGATTACAATTATCCGCTATGAAATTCTCAAGGTGCTGCGTAACAAGAGATTTGTATTTTTCACACTCGTGATGCCGCTTGGGTTCTTCCTTGCACTGAATGCCTTCGTGAAGCCAGATCACGGCCAAGGGGAGTTTATTACTTATCTGGCGGTATTCTGTACCCTGTTCGGAACAGCGGGCAGCGGGCTGAATACTCTGAGCACCCGGGTGGCCAAAGAGAAGTCATATATCGGCAGCATCTACACCGTCACCCCTTACTCGCCGGGCAAGTTCATCTTCGTCACCGCTCTGGTTCAACTGATCCTGAATGTGGTTATCGCGGCTGTAATCATCACATTTGGCGCCGCTGTCTTCCACCTGAGAATGGACACGGTGCTGCTGAAGATGGAGCTGCTGGCGCTGTACTCCAGTCTATATTATATTTTCCTCGGCCTGATTCTCGGGTTCCTGCTGGACATTGTGTCGCTGCAATCAATCTCCTTCCCGCTGTACCTGGGCTTCATGTCCATGAACATCACGAATGATTTGGGCTTCTCGGTTCCGGGCTTCATGACCCATATCCAGCGCTTCTTCCCGGGCTATTATCTGAGCAAAGCGGTTAAGACTCTCTATACCGGAGGCGATGCCCTTCAGAGTATTCTGATGATGACGCTGAACATCGGACTGCTGCTGATCGTAACTCTCGTAGTCTACCGTTACAAAAAGAATGCAATCGTCGCTTAA
- a CDS encoding ABC transporter ATP-binding protein → MLLKLEDVEKRFKDKQVLAGVSFDVAEGESIALIGPNGAGKTTMIRSILGLTSIDAGVIERHFDNRKDVGIMLQKDLFPDGLRVKELIELHKSYSRSKVDTNELLKAGDLVQETRSMVQSLSGGQKRRLSFALSLAANPKLLFLDEPTVGMDVTACRMFWSKIKELQGQGKSIFVTSHHLDELNDFCRRFIFLKEGKVAAVVSKEDLNAQKILVVHPAQAEEAEELQRRFGGLVEDGRLYVFHPAEQSQLVDVLKERHIPYEERLKEVKDCYREIYDHYEEGVMQA, encoded by the coding sequence ATGCTGCTGAAATTAGAAGATGTAGAGAAGCGGTTCAAGGATAAGCAGGTGCTGGCCGGAGTGAGCTTTGATGTGGCGGAAGGTGAAAGTATCGCCTTAATCGGACCGAACGGGGCGGGTAAGACGACCATGATCCGTTCCATTCTGGGGCTTACCAGTATCGATGCCGGGGTCATAGAGCGGCATTTCGATAACCGCAAGGATGTCGGAATTATGCTGCAAAAGGATCTTTTCCCCGACGGACTGCGGGTCAAGGAGCTGATTGAGCTGCATAAGAGCTACAGCAGATCCAAGGTGGATACGAATGAGCTGCTGAAGGCCGGGGATCTGGTGCAAGAGACGCGCAGCATGGTGCAGAGCCTGTCCGGCGGGCAGAAGCGCAGACTGTCCTTCGCCCTCTCTCTGGCGGCCAATCCGAAGCTGCTGTTCCTGGACGAACCGACGGTCGGCATGGATGTTACCGCCTGCAGAATGTTCTGGAGCAAGATCAAGGAGCTGCAGGGGCAGGGCAAATCAATATTCGTAACCTCACATCATCTGGATGAGCTGAACGACTTTTGCCGCCGGTTTATTTTTCTCAAAGAAGGGAAGGTCGCTGCGGTTGTAAGCAAGGAGGACCTGAATGCTCAGAAAATCCTCGTTGTCCATCCCGCGCAAGCAGAGGAAGCAGAGGAGCTGCAGCGCCGGTTCGGCGGTCTGGTGGAGGATGGACGGCTGTATGTTTTTCATCCGGCAGAGCAATCCCAGCTGGTGGATGTCCTGAAGGAGCGGCATATTCCTTATGAAGAACGGCTTAAGGAAGTTAAGGATTGCTACCGTGAAATCTATGACCATTATGAAGAAGGAGTGATGCAGGCATGA
- a CDS encoding TOMM precursor leader peptide-binding protein produces the protein MKTAAMTLDQAVHRLEEQVVLELGGERLLCFITYAHQTGRERVWPREERFALLQVDVHEVLAGPIFNPGGIGCPSCFAQRRNENLRANERLPGDEGRSELVGSYSVDEVLVQECLALLLRQAGTSGVLDYYRLEPGGGNVRRYSFWPAQRCKSCAEAEPEDDTAVILQELERKSMFQYGSSYRAEPTAVCDTVFAPGNADSNFMIYRDRNTRSFFSLTSFFRIYREETYELGIGSSTDYRASELKSRCEALERYAGMHPRGREGLSVRSGTRSLQKRETAIDPLLFTGAVKRSGQIAAYHEELPLNWIPAFDWKRQGTVYVPECLAYYKPDDGYSAGPRIYKGNSNGNALGTTVLDGIYYACLELIERDAFLNHWYLRRSPPEILPDSVENAQIRYMTGRLTALGYTVQLFDITMETEIPVIWALCLGQTENQFAAYSTAGAHPHPEKAILSALEEMLLALEYYGTHAAEIHEKARRIRHEGVWRVEDHPILYFLQEERHHFDFLASGGQYGIRERFARFYGELQHTVIDLAEETSRLLDRMTDHYGEAFIVRQTPEGYKALGLEAVKVLVPQMQPMWFGEASRMLCGRRIRQAAQHWRMDSAEVYQAPHPFP, from the coding sequence ATGAAGACAGCTGCAATGACATTGGATCAGGCAGTACATCGCCTGGAGGAACAGGTGGTTCTTGAGCTCGGCGGGGAACGGCTGCTATGCTTCATAACCTACGCTCACCAGACAGGCAGGGAGCGGGTCTGGCCCCGCGAGGAAAGATTTGCACTTCTGCAGGTGGATGTTCACGAAGTGCTTGCCGGGCCTATCTTCAATCCGGGCGGGATAGGCTGTCCGTCCTGCTTCGCGCAACGGAGGAACGAGAACCTGAGAGCGAATGAGCGGCTGCCTGGGGATGAAGGCCGGAGCGAACTTGTTGGCAGCTACAGCGTGGATGAAGTGCTGGTGCAGGAGTGTCTGGCTCTGCTGCTCCGACAGGCTGGAACGTCTGGAGTGCTGGACTATTACCGGCTGGAGCCTGGTGGCGGTAATGTCCGCAGGTATTCCTTCTGGCCCGCTCAGCGCTGCAAGTCCTGTGCTGAAGCTGAACCGGAGGACGATACTGCTGTAATCCTCCAGGAGCTGGAACGGAAATCGATGTTCCAGTATGGCAGTTCATACCGGGCTGAGCCCACTGCGGTATGTGATACCGTATTCGCGCCAGGCAATGCCGACTCCAATTTTATGATCTATCGGGACAGAAATACCCGTTCCTTCTTTTCGCTGACCAGCTTCTTCAGGATCTACAGGGAGGAGACATATGAACTGGGCATCGGCAGCTCTACTGATTATAGAGCCAGCGAGCTAAAGTCGAGGTGTGAGGCGCTGGAACGTTATGCGGGAATGCACCCGCGCGGCAGGGAAGGGCTGAGTGTCAGATCCGGCACCCGGAGCCTGCAGAAACGGGAGACAGCCATCGATCCGCTGCTGTTCACCGGTGCGGTGAAGAGAAGCGGACAGATAGCCGCTTACCATGAGGAGCTGCCCTTGAATTGGATACCTGCCTTCGACTGGAAGCGGCAAGGCACAGTCTATGTCCCGGAATGCCTAGCCTATTATAAGCCGGATGACGGATATTCAGCCGGACCGCGGATTTACAAAGGCAATTCCAACGGGAATGCACTGGGCACAACCGTACTGGACGGTATCTATTATGCCTGTCTGGAGCTGATTGAGCGGGATGCTTTCCTGAATCACTGGTACCTGCGGCGTTCACCGCCCGAGATCCTGCCGGATTCGGTAGAGAATGCACAGATTCGTTATATGACCGGACGGCTTACGGCACTCGGGTATACCGTGCAGCTGTTCGACATCACGATGGAGACAGAGATTCCTGTCATTTGGGCTCTCTGTCTGGGACAGACCGAGAACCAGTTCGCGGCCTACAGTACGGCGGGTGCCCATCCCCATCCGGAGAAGGCCATCCTCTCGGCGCTGGAAGAAATGCTGCTGGCGCTGGAATACTACGGCACTCATGCCGCAGAGATCCATGAGAAAGCCCGGCGCATCCGCCATGAAGGGGTATGGCGGGTCGAGGATCATCCGATTCTCTATTTCCTTCAGGAGGAACGGCATCACTTCGATTTCCTGGCCAGCGGCGGTCAATACGGTATCCGCGAGCGGTTTGCCCGGTTCTACGGGGAGCTGCAGCATACGGTGATTGATCTGGCGGAAGAAACCTCAAGGCTGCTGGACCGGATGACGGACCATTACGGCGAAGCGTTCATCGTCCGTCAGACACCAGAGGGATACAAGGCGCTTGGACTGGAGGCAGTCAAAGTGCTTGTGCCTCAGATGCAGCCTATGTGGTTCGGTGAAGCAAGCCGGATGCTCTGCGGACGGCGTATCCGGCAGGCTGCGCAGCACTGGAGGATGGATTCGGCAGAGGTCTACCAGGCGCCCCATCCATTTCCCTGA
- a CDS encoding thiazolylpeptide-type bacteriocin has product MKDLNKELEDLDLELIELDQVEAIPSTAASSGSGSSSTCGSSSCSSCSSSCA; this is encoded by the coding sequence ATGAAAGATTTAAATAAAGAACTGGAAGATCTGGACCTGGAACTGATTGAACTTGATCAAGTAGAGGCTATTCCGTCAACGGCGGCATCCAGCGGAAGCGGAAGCTCTTCCACCTGCGGATCATCATCGTGTTCGTCGTGTTCGTCCTCTTGTGCTTAA
- a CDS encoding thiazolylpeptide-type bacteriocin encodes MKDLNKELEDLDLELIELEQVEAIPSTAATSGSGSSSTCGSSSCSSCSSSCA; translated from the coding sequence ATGAAGGATTTAAACAAAGAACTGGAAGATCTGGACCTGGAACTGATTGAACTTGAGCAAGTGGAAGCTATTCCGTCAACAGCGGCAACCAGCGGCAGTGGCAGCTCCTCTACCTGCGGTTCGTCCTCATGCTCGTCGTGCTCTTCTTCCTGTGCTTAA
- a CDS encoding thiazolylpeptide-type bacteriocin, with the protein MKPFEKELEDLDLELIELDQVEAIPSTAATSGSGSSSTCGSSSCSSCSSSCA; encoded by the coding sequence ATGAAACCATTCGAAAAAGAGCTTGAAGATCTGGACCTGGAGCTGATTGAACTCGATCAGGTGGAAGCCATTCCATCGACAGCCGCAACCAGCGGCAGCGGCAGTTCATCCACCTGCGGATCATCGTCATGTTCGTCGTGTTCCTCCTCCTGCGCGTAA